Proteins from a genomic interval of Medicago truncatula cultivar Jemalong A17 chromosome 3, MtrunA17r5.0-ANR, whole genome shotgun sequence:
- the LOC11436543 gene encoding protein MODIFIER OF SNC1 1 isoform X4: MLNGERRWASSTRRGGMTVLGKVAVPKPINLPSQRLENHGLDPNVEIVLNWGSKSPSSALNAWGSSVSPSASGGTSSPSQLSARPSSGGSGTRPSTSGSDRASELTSRAWGSNSRPSSSSGVPTSSQTSQAPLRPRSAETRPGSSELSRFAEHVTENSVAQNVARTTEKLGITQRKNDHFSLSSGDFPTLGSEKEESVHNFELQDHSSHMRPGSSAVLGNKKNETSIVDDVSIRANEKGETENSWRRDYQAFNEDGMRPGIEKWQGNLHHYPNAGILPQHFDVWRGAPVNSHQGDIWFRGPPNGSPFGVPVAPGGFPIEPFPFYRPHIPLTGLANPLQVPSPGSGPTGQHKNGEVYMPHMPDAYIPPGMPLRPGFYPGPMAYEGYYGPPMGYCTSNERGVPFMGMATGPSVQNRNPSHNPPEPGNSHGRSGGHGPAGKPLASEPVESSHTPDAARPYRVLLKKHNKLDEKNEPTNLEDSLTTNPSYANVRDQPIIPVPDNDCRRNMDMDLRMTSACGKESSSQTLGNQGSISVNNAKSLESIGNLNKFDNFSERKMDGVASNTLGIASRPSAHSILIQKIEALNAKARDNSSTKNKEERRNKFHTGGHAGNEARAGVASPETSLVTEVKNPTARGVGAFGGEKNFESSSLSRTATSRQISHGMQARSNHQKRRLDTQDADGGRKRSGVLDSSTLSGTQLETSNFLVGEHQISVDAYERSGYYSHMRREREARQTLSDSADSREQRVKTKVLSKQQSKQLQVDEEARTKNQIAKSLVRSEEGKMLFKQQTKQLQVDEEERIKKQKAKSLVRSEEGRSRAEAVEGSMQKVYAANSPLQNKQEEFQPSESAAALGKSGAANSSEMPDASDALQAQNNVVSKQRRSYKQKHNRSLSKTSNVSTTSAAPEAENDTMAYVNVSSSIVTNDVSSSFVPGLPLNLTSMVESSVNQKRKNNRNRKNKQKVEKISSLAASPTASSVENKPREDRELDQGSLQSSSLSKDSNQYSEQKYSENEEFYSRKNNLLKSQHSRRMPRNMQVNRRAEKFHGSGALVWAPVKPPNKIEILDESSEKSKIEAIVPTKSDQQVLNLKNKRAEMERYVPKPVAKEMAQQGSSQQMVSSKSQVPMDKCVERDDSGSQGPHITRHTILGVGMVGSVMESKNGDSRQSRAWKGKTHGSWWQRNSAESNDVHDMLDGADHGSNSCQNIKTPMEHQKVQISETRGQSKHANDASKLGGLNKPENHASAPVSVPIIKDHKATVRERRVPFSRQKGSEVNHVDQKKNATDTRKSETLTSSSVHNQPDINVVLKENRSIGEHLSSHRQPIFQASNNHRGNRSKKKEVTPHVSLSFPDDLDMESSSPVAQPLSQSVSEKSKGREAPNFGNPEALRESRNAPPKGHRHYPNQVAVGSSEHAPRSMDPRHQHYPSSGLRRNGSQSHFGKGRESQGNWKTRTQDDRYHNQERQGPPNFHYEHHSVWPHGDSKSDNSERPKDGNYHAGGRFRERGQTHSRRGGGNFSRH, translated from the exons ATGTTGAACGGGGAGAGAAG GTGGGCCTCTTCCACCAGAAGAGGTGGTATGACCGTGTTGGGGAAAGTTGCTGTTCCAAAACCTATAAATTTACCTAGTCAGAG gCTAGAAAATCATGGTCTGGACCCAAATGTGGAGATTGTACTCAA CTGGGGAAGTAAATCACCATCTTCGGCATTAAATGCATGGGGTTCTTCTGTATCTCCAAGTGCCAGTGGTGGGACTAGTTCACCAAGTCAACTAAGTGCCCGTCCATCATCTGGTGGAAGTGGAACCCGGCCTTCAACTTCTGGTAGTGACAGGGCTTCTGAGCTAACTAGTAGAGCATGGGGGTCAAACTCTCGGCCTTCATCATCATCTGGTGTACCAACATCAAGTCAGACTTCTCAGGCACCATTGCGTCCTCGCAGTGCTGAAACAAGACCTGGTAGTTCAGAATTATCTCGATTTGCTGAACATGTGACTGAAAATTCAGTGGCTCAGAATGTTGCTAGAACTACAGAAAAACTG GGAATAACACAACGCAAGAATGATCATTTTTCTTTGAGCTCTGGAGATTTTCCTACTCTTGGTTCTGAGAAGGAAGAGTCTGTACATAATTTTGAGTTGCAAG ACCACAGTTCTCATATGCGCCCTGGCTCTTCTGCTGTACTTGGGAACAAGAAAAATGAGACCTCAATTGTTG ATGATGTTTCTATTCGTGCAAATGAGAAGGGTGAAACCGAAAATTCTTGGAGAAGAGACTATCAGGCTTTCAATGAAGATGGTATGAGGCCAGGAATAGAGAAATGGCAGGGGAATCTACATCACTATCCTAATGCTGGTATTCTTCCTCAGCATTTTGATGTTTGGCGTGGTGCTCCAGTAAATAGCCATCAAGGTGATATTTGGTTCAGAGGTCCTCCTAATGGTTCTCCATTTGGAGTTCCTGTTGCTCCGGGTGGCTTCCCAATTGAACCATTTCCATTTTATCGTCCACATATTCCACTTACTGGTCTTGCCAATCCACTTCAAGTTCCCTCTCCTGGAAGTGGTCCAACAGGGCAGCATAAGAATGGAGAAGTCTATATGCCCCATATGCCTGATGCTTACATTCCTCCGGGTATGCCATTGAGACCTGGTTTCTATCCTGGACCTATGGCCTATGAAGGATACTATGGACCTCCAATGGGCTATTGTACTTCTAATGAACGAGGTGTTCCTTTCATGGGAATGGCAACTGGACCCTCTGTTCAGAATAGGAACCCAAGTCATAATCCACCTGAGCCTGGCAATTCACACGGTCGATCTGGTGGACATGGACCTGCAGGAAAACCATTGGCATCAGAGCCAGTAGAATCCAGTCATACCCCTGATGCCGCCAGACCATATAGAGTTCTTCTTAAGAAACATAACAAGttggatgaaaaaaatgaaCCAACAAACTTGGAGGACTCGTTAACAACGAATCCTTCATATGCCAATGTGAGGGACCAACCAATAATTCCTGTCCCGGATAATGATTGCAGAAGGAACATGGATATGGATTTAAGGATGACAAGTGCTTGTGGCAAAGAATCTTCTTCTCAAACTTTGGGAAATCAAGGATCTATTTCTGTCAATAATGCCAAGTCTCTTGAAAGCATAGGAaacttaaataaatttgataatttttcgGAAAGGAAAATGGATGGTGTAGCTTCTAATACACTAGGAATTGCCTCAAGACCGTCTGCCCATTCCATTCTGATTCAGAAGATAGAGGCTTTAAATGCAAAAGCCAGGGATAACTCTTCTACTAAAAATAAAGAGGAGAGGAGGAATAAGTTTCACACTGGTGGCCATGCGGGAAATGAAGCTCGTGCCGGTGTTGCGTCTCCTGAGACAAGTCTTGTCACTGAAGTTAAAAATCCAACTGCTCGTGGAGTGGGTGCTTTTGGAGGCGAAAAGAATTTTGAATCATCATCTCTCAGTAGAACAGCTACATCCAG GCAAATTTCTCATGGCATGCAAGCCAGAAGCAATCATCAGAAGCGAAGGCTCGATACTCAAGATGCTGATGGTGGGCGAAAGAGATCTGGCGTCTTAGATTCTTCAACTTTATCAGGTACACAGTTGGAAACATCCAACTTTCTTGTTGGCGAGCATCAGATATCTGTTGATGCCTATGAAAGGTCTGGGTACTATAGCCACATGAGGCGCGAAAGAGAAGCTAGACAAACCTTATCTGATTCAGCTGATAGCCGTGAACAG CGTGTCAAAACAAAAGTGTTGTCCAAGCAACAGAGTAAGCAACTGCAGGTGGATGAGGAGGCTCGGACTAAAAATCAAATTGCTAAATCATTAGTGAGGTCAGAGGAGGGAAAGATGTTGTTCAAGCAACAGACTAAGCAACTGCAGGTGGATGAAGAGGAGCGGATTAAAAAGCAAAAGGCTAAATCTCTAGTGAGGTCAGAGGAGGGACGCAGTCGCGCGGAAGCAGTGGAAGGGTCAATGCAGAAAGTGTATGCTGCTAATTCTCCCCTACAGAATAAGCAAGAAGAATTTCAACCATCTGAATCAGCAGCAGCATTGGGAAAATCAGGGGCAGCTAATTCTTCTGAAATGCCTGATGCCAGTGATGCTTTACAGGCTCAAAACAATGTTGTCTCAAAGCAGAGAAGAAGTTATAAACAAAAGCATAATCGTTCTCTAAGTAAGACTTCAAATGTTTCCACCACCTCAGCTGCCCCGGAAGCTGAGAATGACACTATGGCTTATGTTAATGTATCTTCCAGCATTGTTACCAATGACGTAAGTTCGTCCTTTGTCCCAGGCTTACCCTTGAATTTAACTTCTATGGTCGAGTCATCTGTAAACCAGAAAAGGAAGAATAACAGGAATAGGAAAAACAAACAGAAAGTTGAAAAGATTTCATCCTTGGCTGCATCACCAACTGCAAGCTCTGTTGAAAATAAACCCAGGGAAGACAGAGAGTTAGATCAGGGCTCACTTCAGTCATCATCCTTGTCTAAAGATTCAAACCAGTATTCAGAGCAAAAATATTCAGAAAATGAAGAATTCTATAGTAGAAAGAATAACCTGTTGAAATCACAGCATTCTCGTAGGATGCCAAGAAACATGCAGGTTAATAGACGAGCAGAGAAATTCCATGGGAGTGGAGCTTTGGTGTGGGCACCTGTTAAACCACCGAACAAGATAGAGATCTTGGATGAATCAAGTGAGAAAAGTAAAATTGAGGCAATTGTTCCTACAAAGAGTGATCAGCAGGtgcttaatttaaaaaataagaggGCTGAAATGGAGCGATATGTTCCAAAACCTGTTGCAAAAGAAATGGCTCAGCAAGGAAGTTCACAACAAATGGTGTCCTCAAAAAGTCAGGTTCCTATGGATAAATGTGTTGAAAGAGATGATTCTGGTTCTCAAGGCCCCCACATAACTCGGCATACTATTTTAGGTGTTGGAATGGTGGGTTCTGTCATGGAATCTAAAAATGGAGATAGTAGGCAGTCTAGGGCTTGGAAGGGAAAAACACATGGATCATGGTGGCAAAGGAATTCAGCAGAATCAAATGATGTGCATGACATGCTAGATGGAGCAGACCATGGTTCAAACTCCTGTCAAAATATTAAGACACCGATGGAGCATCAGAAAGTGCAGATTTCTGAAACAAGAGGACAATCGAAGCATGCCAATGACGCTAGTAAACTTGGTGGCTTAAACAAGCCAGAAAATCATGCTTCAGCTCCGGTTTCTGTTCCTATTATAAAAGATCATAAAGCAACGGTTAGGGAAAGGCGGGTTCCTTTTAGTCGGCAAAAGGGCTCAGAGGTGAACCATGTTGATCAGAAGAAAAATGCTACGGATACAAGGAAATCTGAAACACTGACATCTTCCTCTGTGCACAATCAACCAGATATCAATGTTGTTTTGAAGGAAAATCGAAGTATTGGAGAACATTTGTCATCGCACCGGCAACCCATATTTCAGGCATCAAATAATCATAGAGGAAATAGATCAAAGAAAAAGGAGGTTACGCCTCATGTCAGTTTATCATTTCCAGATGATCTGGACATGGAGTCTAGCTCTCCTGTGGCACAACCTCTCAGCCAATCAGTCTCTGAGAAGAGCAAGGGTAGAGAAGCTCCAAATTTTGGGAATCCGGAGGCTTTAAGAGAGAGTAGAAATGCTCCACCAAAAGGCCATCGCCACTACCCAAATCAGGTAGCTGTTGGCTCAAGTGAGCATGCTCCAAGAAGTATGGATCCTAGGCATCAACATTACCCATCATCTGGGTTGAGGAGAAATGGAAGCCAAAGTCATTTTGGAAAGGGACGTGAATCTCAGGGAAATTGGAAAACACGTACGCAGGATGACAGATATCATAACCAGGAAAGACAGGGTCCTCCGAACTTTCATTATGAGCATCACTCTGTTTGGCCACATGGTGACAGCAAATCAGACAACTCTGAACGACCTAAAGATGGTAACTATCATGCTGGGGGAAGATTTAGGGAGAGGGGTCAAACGCACTCAAGACGAGGTGGTGGAAACTTCTCTCGGCACTAG
- the LOC11436543 gene encoding protein MODIFIER OF SNC1 1 isoform X2, with the protein MLNGERRWASSTRRGGMTVLGKVAVPKPINLPSQRLENHGLDPNVEIVLKGSLSWGSKSPSSALNAWGSSVSPSASGGTSSPSQLSARPSSGGSGTRPSTSGSDRASELTSRAWGSNSRPSSSSGVPTSSQTSQAPLRPRSAETRPGSSELSRFAEHVTENSVAQNVARTTEKLGITQRKNDHFSLSSGDFPTLGSEKEESVHNFELQDHSSHMRPGSSAVLGNKKNETSIVDDVSIRANEKGETENSWRRDYQAFNEDGMRPGIEKWQGNLHHYPNAGILPQHFDVWRGAPVNSHQGDIWFRGPPNGSPFGVPVAPGGFPIEPFPFYRPHIPLTGLANPLQVPSPGSGPTGQHKNGEVYMPHMPDAYIPPGMPLRPGFYPGPMAYEGYYGPPMGYCTSNERGVPFMGMATGPSVQNRNPSHNPPEPGNSHGRSGGHGPAGKPLASEPVESSHTPDAARPYRVLLKKHNKLDEKNEPTNLEDSLTTNPSYANVRDQPIIPVPDNDCRRNMDMDLRMTSACGKESSSQTLGNQGSISVNNAKSLESIGNLNKFDNFSERKMDGVASNTLGIASRPSAHSILIQKIEALNAKARDNSSTKNKEERRNKFHTGGHAGNEARAGVASPETSLVTEVKNPTARGVGAFGGEKNFESSSLSRTATSRQISHGMQARSNHQKRRLDTQDADGGRKRSGVLDSSTLSGTQLETSNFLVGEHQISVDAYERSGYYSHMRREREARQTLSDSADSREQRVKTKVLSKQQSKQLQVDEEARTKNQIAKSLVRSEEGKMLFKQQTKQLQVDEEERIKKQKAKSLVRSEEGRSRAEAVEGSMQKVYAANSPLQNKQEEFQPSESAAALGKSGAANSSEMPDASDALQAQNNVVSKQRRSYKQKHNRSLSKTSNVSTTSAAPEAENDTMAYVNVSSSIVTNDVSSSFVPGLPLNLTSMVESSVNQKRKNNRNRKNKQKVEKISSLAASPTASSVENKPREDRELDQGSLQSSSLSKDSNQYSEQKYSENEEFYSRKNNLLKSQHSRRMPRNMQVNRRAEKFHGSGALVWAPVKPPNKIEILDESSEKSKIEAIVPTKSDQQVLNLKNKRAEMERYVPKPVAKEMAQQGSSQQMVSSKSQVPMDKCVERDDSGSQGPHITRHTILGVGMVGSVMESKNGDSRQSRAWKGKTHGSWWQRNSAESNDVHDMLDGADHGSNSCQNIKTPMEHQKVQISETRGQSKHANDASKLGGLNKPENHASAPVSVPIIKDHKATVRERRVPFSRQKGSEVNHVDQKKNATDTRKSETLTSSSVHNQPDINVVLKENRSIGEHLSSHRQPIFQASNNHRGNRSKKKEVTPHVSLSFPDDLDMESSSPVAQPLSQSVSEKSKGREAPNFGNPEALRESRNAPPKGHRHYPNQVAVGSSEHAPRSMDPRHQHYPSSGLRRNGSQSHFGKGRESQGNWKTRTQDDRYHNQERQGPPNFHYEHHSVWPHGDSKSDNSERPKDGNYHAGGRFRERGQTHSRRGGGNFSRH; encoded by the exons ATGTTGAACGGGGAGAGAAG GTGGGCCTCTTCCACCAGAAGAGGTGGTATGACCGTGTTGGGGAAAGTTGCTGTTCCAAAACCTATAAATTTACCTAGTCAGAG gCTAGAAAATCATGGTCTGGACCCAAATGTGGAGATTGTACTCAA GGGTTCCCTCAGCTGGGGAAGTAAATCACCATCTTCGGCATTAAATGCATGGGGTTCTTCTGTATCTCCAAGTGCCAGTGGTGGGACTAGTTCACCAAGTCAACTAAGTGCCCGTCCATCATCTGGTGGAAGTGGAACCCGGCCTTCAACTTCTGGTAGTGACAGGGCTTCTGAGCTAACTAGTAGAGCATGGGGGTCAAACTCTCGGCCTTCATCATCATCTGGTGTACCAACATCAAGTCAGACTTCTCAGGCACCATTGCGTCCTCGCAGTGCTGAAACAAGACCTGGTAGTTCAGAATTATCTCGATTTGCTGAACATGTGACTGAAAATTCAGTGGCTCAGAATGTTGCTAGAACTACAGAAAAACTG GGAATAACACAACGCAAGAATGATCATTTTTCTTTGAGCTCTGGAGATTTTCCTACTCTTGGTTCTGAGAAGGAAGAGTCTGTACATAATTTTGAGTTGCAAG ACCACAGTTCTCATATGCGCCCTGGCTCTTCTGCTGTACTTGGGAACAAGAAAAATGAGACCTCAATTGTTG ATGATGTTTCTATTCGTGCAAATGAGAAGGGTGAAACCGAAAATTCTTGGAGAAGAGACTATCAGGCTTTCAATGAAGATGGTATGAGGCCAGGAATAGAGAAATGGCAGGGGAATCTACATCACTATCCTAATGCTGGTATTCTTCCTCAGCATTTTGATGTTTGGCGTGGTGCTCCAGTAAATAGCCATCAAGGTGATATTTGGTTCAGAGGTCCTCCTAATGGTTCTCCATTTGGAGTTCCTGTTGCTCCGGGTGGCTTCCCAATTGAACCATTTCCATTTTATCGTCCACATATTCCACTTACTGGTCTTGCCAATCCACTTCAAGTTCCCTCTCCTGGAAGTGGTCCAACAGGGCAGCATAAGAATGGAGAAGTCTATATGCCCCATATGCCTGATGCTTACATTCCTCCGGGTATGCCATTGAGACCTGGTTTCTATCCTGGACCTATGGCCTATGAAGGATACTATGGACCTCCAATGGGCTATTGTACTTCTAATGAACGAGGTGTTCCTTTCATGGGAATGGCAACTGGACCCTCTGTTCAGAATAGGAACCCAAGTCATAATCCACCTGAGCCTGGCAATTCACACGGTCGATCTGGTGGACATGGACCTGCAGGAAAACCATTGGCATCAGAGCCAGTAGAATCCAGTCATACCCCTGATGCCGCCAGACCATATAGAGTTCTTCTTAAGAAACATAACAAGttggatgaaaaaaatgaaCCAACAAACTTGGAGGACTCGTTAACAACGAATCCTTCATATGCCAATGTGAGGGACCAACCAATAATTCCTGTCCCGGATAATGATTGCAGAAGGAACATGGATATGGATTTAAGGATGACAAGTGCTTGTGGCAAAGAATCTTCTTCTCAAACTTTGGGAAATCAAGGATCTATTTCTGTCAATAATGCCAAGTCTCTTGAAAGCATAGGAaacttaaataaatttgataatttttcgGAAAGGAAAATGGATGGTGTAGCTTCTAATACACTAGGAATTGCCTCAAGACCGTCTGCCCATTCCATTCTGATTCAGAAGATAGAGGCTTTAAATGCAAAAGCCAGGGATAACTCTTCTACTAAAAATAAAGAGGAGAGGAGGAATAAGTTTCACACTGGTGGCCATGCGGGAAATGAAGCTCGTGCCGGTGTTGCGTCTCCTGAGACAAGTCTTGTCACTGAAGTTAAAAATCCAACTGCTCGTGGAGTGGGTGCTTTTGGAGGCGAAAAGAATTTTGAATCATCATCTCTCAGTAGAACAGCTACATCCAG GCAAATTTCTCATGGCATGCAAGCCAGAAGCAATCATCAGAAGCGAAGGCTCGATACTCAAGATGCTGATGGTGGGCGAAAGAGATCTGGCGTCTTAGATTCTTCAACTTTATCAGGTACACAGTTGGAAACATCCAACTTTCTTGTTGGCGAGCATCAGATATCTGTTGATGCCTATGAAAGGTCTGGGTACTATAGCCACATGAGGCGCGAAAGAGAAGCTAGACAAACCTTATCTGATTCAGCTGATAGCCGTGAACAG CGTGTCAAAACAAAAGTGTTGTCCAAGCAACAGAGTAAGCAACTGCAGGTGGATGAGGAGGCTCGGACTAAAAATCAAATTGCTAAATCATTAGTGAGGTCAGAGGAGGGAAAGATGTTGTTCAAGCAACAGACTAAGCAACTGCAGGTGGATGAAGAGGAGCGGATTAAAAAGCAAAAGGCTAAATCTCTAGTGAGGTCAGAGGAGGGACGCAGTCGCGCGGAAGCAGTGGAAGGGTCAATGCAGAAAGTGTATGCTGCTAATTCTCCCCTACAGAATAAGCAAGAAGAATTTCAACCATCTGAATCAGCAGCAGCATTGGGAAAATCAGGGGCAGCTAATTCTTCTGAAATGCCTGATGCCAGTGATGCTTTACAGGCTCAAAACAATGTTGTCTCAAAGCAGAGAAGAAGTTATAAACAAAAGCATAATCGTTCTCTAAGTAAGACTTCAAATGTTTCCACCACCTCAGCTGCCCCGGAAGCTGAGAATGACACTATGGCTTATGTTAATGTATCTTCCAGCATTGTTACCAATGACGTAAGTTCGTCCTTTGTCCCAGGCTTACCCTTGAATTTAACTTCTATGGTCGAGTCATCTGTAAACCAGAAAAGGAAGAATAACAGGAATAGGAAAAACAAACAGAAAGTTGAAAAGATTTCATCCTTGGCTGCATCACCAACTGCAAGCTCTGTTGAAAATAAACCCAGGGAAGACAGAGAGTTAGATCAGGGCTCACTTCAGTCATCATCCTTGTCTAAAGATTCAAACCAGTATTCAGAGCAAAAATATTCAGAAAATGAAGAATTCTATAGTAGAAAGAATAACCTGTTGAAATCACAGCATTCTCGTAGGATGCCAAGAAACATGCAGGTTAATAGACGAGCAGAGAAATTCCATGGGAGTGGAGCTTTGGTGTGGGCACCTGTTAAACCACCGAACAAGATAGAGATCTTGGATGAATCAAGTGAGAAAAGTAAAATTGAGGCAATTGTTCCTACAAAGAGTGATCAGCAGGtgcttaatttaaaaaataagaggGCTGAAATGGAGCGATATGTTCCAAAACCTGTTGCAAAAGAAATGGCTCAGCAAGGAAGTTCACAACAAATGGTGTCCTCAAAAAGTCAGGTTCCTATGGATAAATGTGTTGAAAGAGATGATTCTGGTTCTCAAGGCCCCCACATAACTCGGCATACTATTTTAGGTGTTGGAATGGTGGGTTCTGTCATGGAATCTAAAAATGGAGATAGTAGGCAGTCTAGGGCTTGGAAGGGAAAAACACATGGATCATGGTGGCAAAGGAATTCAGCAGAATCAAATGATGTGCATGACATGCTAGATGGAGCAGACCATGGTTCAAACTCCTGTCAAAATATTAAGACACCGATGGAGCATCAGAAAGTGCAGATTTCTGAAACAAGAGGACAATCGAAGCATGCCAATGACGCTAGTAAACTTGGTGGCTTAAACAAGCCAGAAAATCATGCTTCAGCTCCGGTTTCTGTTCCTATTATAAAAGATCATAAAGCAACGGTTAGGGAAAGGCGGGTTCCTTTTAGTCGGCAAAAGGGCTCAGAGGTGAACCATGTTGATCAGAAGAAAAATGCTACGGATACAAGGAAATCTGAAACACTGACATCTTCCTCTGTGCACAATCAACCAGATATCAATGTTGTTTTGAAGGAAAATCGAAGTATTGGAGAACATTTGTCATCGCACCGGCAACCCATATTTCAGGCATCAAATAATCATAGAGGAAATAGATCAAAGAAAAAGGAGGTTACGCCTCATGTCAGTTTATCATTTCCAGATGATCTGGACATGGAGTCTAGCTCTCCTGTGGCACAACCTCTCAGCCAATCAGTCTCTGAGAAGAGCAAGGGTAGAGAAGCTCCAAATTTTGGGAATCCGGAGGCTTTAAGAGAGAGTAGAAATGCTCCACCAAAAGGCCATCGCCACTACCCAAATCAGGTAGCTGTTGGCTCAAGTGAGCATGCTCCAAGAAGTATGGATCCTAGGCATCAACATTACCCATCATCTGGGTTGAGGAGAAATGGAAGCCAAAGTCATTTTGGAAAGGGACGTGAATCTCAGGGAAATTGGAAAACACGTACGCAGGATGACAGATATCATAACCAGGAAAGACAGGGTCCTCCGAACTTTCATTATGAGCATCACTCTGTTTGGCCACATGGTGACAGCAAATCAGACAACTCTGAACGACCTAAAGATGGTAACTATCATGCTGGGGGAAGATTTAGGGAGAGGGGTCAAACGCACTCAAGACGAGGTGGTGGAAACTTCTCTCGGCACTAG